Proteins encoded together in one Dermacentor variabilis isolate Ectoservices chromosome 2, ASM5094787v1, whole genome shotgun sequence window:
- the LOC142570289 gene encoding uncharacterized protein LOC142570289, with protein MSPDMTPLDEFLWDYVKDHFLSILAAQQHGSIAKMQPSNPFLFILQIGFLLFPTGPTPACYELQPSSRAASIGDKYLLMHTVSVDESYRPFHDGTGVTSTDKLGSPMTTPWSDPIKQDAYGTAGSRHGSSAKMQPSNPFLFILQIGFLLFPTGPTPACYELQPSPRAASIGDKYLLMHTIGFLLFPTGPTPACYELQPSSRAASIGDKYLLMHPVSVDESYRPFHDGAGVTSTDKHGSPMTTPWSDPIKQDTYGTAGSGHGSIAKMQPSNPFLFILQVSRRYDKSFRSNDVCLILLPCPRSLRESFCKLFIFLRMLLLLGGDVELNPGPTLDGIAKQLKLIAGDIQEIQKEKSITNTRLNAIDKKLEKIAGIEKQISENNKRISTLEKNLIAMEKKVDDLENRSRRSNLVIYGVEEQQKESTDMLLELVEKKILDGILQIKTKGIERIHRLGKKKQIDNSRPRPVILKLLDCRDKVSILKHCTKLKGSCFYISEDFSRSILEIRKKLWDRTKEYRDRQERVSLVYDKVRINGQLFAWDSDHEDLVAVQKNEEKDALQKSHSKPTEIFAQMKTRR; from the exons TTTCTCAGCATATTGGCAGCACAGCAGCACGGCAGCATCGCAAAGATGCAGCCTTCAAATCCGTTCCTGTTTATTCTACAGATAGGCTTCCTGCTGTTCCCCACGGGCCCTACACCGGCGTGCTACGAGCTACAACCATCGTCTCGAGCTGCTTCTATCGGCGACAAGTATCTGCTGATGCACACAGTCTCAGTCGACGAAAGCTACCGGCCCTTCCATGATGGCACTGGTGTCACATCGACAGATAAGCTTGGATCACCGATGACGACACCATGGAGCGACCCTATAAAGCAGGACGCATACGGCACAGCTGGCAGTAGGCACGGCAGCAGCGCAAAGATGCAGCCTTCAAATCCGTTCCTGTTTATTCTACAGATAGGCTTCCTGCTGTTCCCCACGGGCCCTACACCGGCGTGCTACGAGCTACAACCATCGCCTCGAGCTGCTTCTATCGGCGACAAGTATCTGCTGATGCACACG ATAGGCTTCCTGCTGTTCCCCACGGGCCCTACACCGGCGTGCTACGAGCTACAACCATCGTCTCGAGCTGCTTCTATCGGCGACAAGTATCTACTGATGCACCCAGTCTCAGTCGACGAAAGCTACCGGCCCTTCCATGATGGCGCTGGTGTCACATCGACAGATAAGCATGGATCACCGATGACGACACCATGGAGCGACCCTATAAAGCAGGACACATACGGCACAGCtggcagtgggcacggcagcatcgcAAAGATGCAGCCTTCAAATCCGTTCCTGTTTATTCTGCAGGTGAGCAGACGCTATGACAAGTCATTTCGTAGTAACGATGTCTGCCTAATtctgctgccgtgcccacggtcgCTTCGCGAATCCTTTTGCAAATTGTTTATTTTCTTGCGCATGTTGTTACTTCTGGGTGGAGATGTTGAGTTGAACCCAGGCCCTACACTAGATGGCATAGCAAAACAGCTAAAGCTAATTGCAGGGGATATTCAAGAAATTCAGAAAGAAAAATCTATAACAAACACTAGACTTAATGCAATTGACAAGAAACTTGAAAAGATAGCTGGCATTGAAAAACAGATCTCGGAGAACAATAAACGAATATCTACCTTAGAAAAAAACCTAATTGCTATGGAAAAGAAAGTCGATGATCTGGAAAACCGGAGCCGTCGGTCCAACCTTGTCATATACGGTGTTGAAGAACAACAAAAGGAATCAACAGACATGCTTCTTGAATTGGTCGAAAAGAAGATTTTAGACGGTATACTACAGATAAAAACCAAGGGAATCGAAAGAATCCACCGCCTAGGCAAAAAGAAGCAAATTGATAATTCTAGGCCAAGACCCGTAATCCTGAAACTACTCGACTGCCGAGACAAAGTTTCAATCCTCAAGCACTGCACGAAGCTCAAGGGCTCATGTTTCTATATCAGTGAAGATTTTTCTCGTAGTATTCTAGAAATAAGAAAGAAGCTGTGGGATCGAACGAAAGAATACCGGGATAGGCAGGAAAGGGTGTCGCTAGTCTACGATAAAGTACGTATAAATGGTCAACTTTTTGCTTGGGATAGTGACCATGAAGATTTAGTTGCAGTccaaaaaaacgaagaaaaggaCGCCTTACAAAAGAGTCACTCGAAGCCGACAGAA ATCTTTGCTCAGATGAAAACTCGTCGATAG